A region of Haliotis asinina isolate JCU_RB_2024 chromosome 7, JCU_Hal_asi_v2, whole genome shotgun sequence DNA encodes the following proteins:
- the LOC137290840 gene encoding uncharacterized protein, which translates to MGAVEEHVIADVAQELVSIGVILEQVATGVIQEQVATGVIQEHVATGVVKEHVATGVVQVHAPTGVIQELVATDVIQEQVATVLIQEHVPFGIVQEHVATGVVQEHVATGMVQEHVATGVVKEHVATGVVKEHVPIGVIQVHVPTGVIKDM; encoded by the exons ATGGGTGCAGTCGAGGAACATGTAATTGCTGATGTGGCCCAGGAACTTGTATCTATTGGTGTGATTCTGGAACAGGTAGCTACTGGTGTGATCCAGGAACAGGTAGCTACTGGTGTGATCCAGGAACAT GTAGCCACTGGTGTGGTCAAGGAACATGTAGCTACTGGTGTGGTCCAGGTACATGCGCCTACTGGTGTGATCCAGGAACTTGTAGCTACTGATGTGATCCAGGAACAGGTAGCTACTGTTCTGATCCAGGAACATGTACCTTTTGGTATTGTCCAGGAACATGTAGCTACTGGTGTGGTCCAGGAACATGTAGCTACTGGTATGGTCCAGGAACACGTAGCTACTGGTGTGGTCAAGGAACATGTAGCTACTGGTGTGGTCAAGGAACATGTGCCTATTGGTGTGATCCAGGTACATGTGCCTACTGGTGTGATCAAGGACATGTAG